The sequence ACGATCCACTGCCGCACGGCCCAGATGGGGCACAGCGGCGCGGCCGACTGGGGCTGGGCCGCCCGGGCGCGCGAGGTCGTGTCCATCCCCGTCGTGGTGAACGGCGACATCAAGACCGCCGACGACGCGGCCCGCGCCCTCCGCGAGACGGGCTGCGCCGGCGTGATGGTCGGCCGCGCCGCCATCGACCACCCCTGGATCTTCCGCGAGGCCCGGGCCCTCCTCGACGATGGCGTGCACCTCCCGCCGCCGACGGCCGAGGAGCGGCTCGCCCTGTGCCGCGCGCACCTCATCGCGAACACCGAGGCGCGCGGCGAGCCGCACGGCGTGCGCGTGACGCGACGCCACCTGACCGGCTACCTCCGCGGCCTCCCCGGCGCGTCGGCCCTCCGGCGCGAGCTGCTCTTCTGCGACAGCCTGTCGGGGTGCCTCGACATCCTCGACAGCGCCGCGCAGCGGCTCGCGGCCTGAGGCCGCCGCCGCGCGGCAGGCCGGCGGCGGCGCCGCCTACATGCCCACGGGCGTCGCGTCGTCGACCGGGGCGGGCTCGCCGTTCTGCCGCTCGGCGCCCGGCGGTGCGCCCATGGGATCGTGCGGCAGGCTCCCGCGGTGCGAGCGGAGCAGCACGTGAGGCGTCGCCAGGAGAAAGTTGGAGACGCGGGACGTGTAGATGTCCGCCGAACGCTCGATCTGCCGGGCCAGGTGGCTCTTGTCGTTGCCCGTGCGGAGGAGCAGCCCCCACCTCGGGTTCAACGTCTCGGCCGACGCCTTCGCGAGCGGCGCGATCCGCGCGTCGAGCGCCGCGAGGCTCGCCTTGAGCTCGTTCATCTTCACCTGGATCTCGCCCTCCGTCGCCCCGGAGACCGGCCCGTAGCCGGCGCGCATCCGCTGGAGCTCCAGGCGCAGCCTGGCATAGACGCGCTCGGCGTCCTCCTTCTCCCGCATCCAGAGATCGAGGCGCGCCTCGGCCCCGCGCGCCTCCTCGATCGCGACGATCTCGTCCTCGAGCTCCCGGATGATGAGCGCCGTGCGCCACCGCAAGGCGCTCTTCGACACGTGCACATCTCCATAGATGTGATCGCCGATGTAGAGGATCTCGTCGCCGGACAGCCCCAGGTGGTGCTCGACGAGCCCCGCGTTGCCGCCCAGGTAGTGCCCGCCCACGCGCAGCCGGCCGGCCGGGCGCAGGAGGCCGTCCTCCGTGACCACCTCGAAGAGCGGGCTGCGGCTCGAGAAGAACTCCGGCTTTCGCGCGGAGACGATGACCACGTCGAACAGGTCGCGCCACGTCATGCCGCCCGGCAGGAAGCGGTCGAACGCGTAGCTCATCATCGCGCGCGTGTAGACCCACTCCGAGTTCGTGATCAGGACGAGCTTCTTGCCCGCCTCCCTCTGGTCGAGCAGCGTGAGCGGGATCTCCGGATCGAGCAGCACGAACCGGTCCGGATCGCCGATGATCTCGGCCTTCAGCTGCCCCTCCATGTGCGTCGCGTCGAGGCGATCCTTCACACGGCGATAGAGATCGCTGTAGCCGAGCACCTCGGGCAGCCGGCGCTGATCGAGCAGATCGACCAGCTTCGCGTACATGCACCCCTCCGAGAGCGAGAAGAGCGTGTTCAGGAAGACGTAGCGCCCGTCCGCGAGGTCGACGATCGTCCGCGCGTAGGTCGCGCGCTGTGTCTCGAAGTCGATCGGCTTCGTGCCGTGGTAGGCCCGCTTCACGTAGCCGAACCGATTCACCTTGAGCAGATTGCCGAGCTCGGTGTCCAGGATGAGCCCTCGGATCACGAGGTCCGGCTCGAACGTCAGGTCGCCGACCGGCCAGCCCTCGCTCTCCAGAAGGTGCCGGAGGTGCTCATAGGCCCGACGCTCCCACGCCTCCACCCGGTAGTGGATCAGCGTGTAATCCATGTCGTATCCGATCGCCTTGATCGAACGGAGATTCAGCGTCCGGTTGCAGAAGATCCCCCGCTGCTTGGGCGGCGGGGCGGCGAGGCAATCCAGCTTGTCCATGGTGATCGCCCGGAGAGCGGTCGTGAGGCATACCAGGGACCCACGGCGTTGCCCACCCGGAATCACCGTCACCCCGCCGTCAGGCGGCCGCGTTCGGCGTGTCGATGTCGTCGTAGACGTAGACGCGCACGCTCGGCCTCAGCGGCGCCTGAGCCGGCTCTTCCCGCTCTGCCGCCGATCGAGGCTCGTCGTGGGCCGAGGTGATCGCCCGTTCGTCGGCGATCGGCGGGCGTCGCCGCGGTCGTCCGCCTCCCACCCGTCGTCGTCCTCGTCGTCCTCGTCCTCGTCGTCGAACAGGTCGTCGTCGTCCTCGTCGTCGTCCTCGTCGCGCGCCTCGGCCCTGCGCACCTCGAGCCCGAGCATCGTGAGCGCCTGCTCGAGCGTCAGCGCCGTCTTCACGGCCTCGAGCTCGACCCCCATGGCCTGGAGCGTCATCGCTATCTCGGGGCTCAGCCCGGACAGGATGGTCGGTGTGCCCATGAGCCGCGCGGCGGAGGCAAGGTTCGAGAGCACCGCGCACAGGTGGCTATCCATGATCCAGACGGCCGTGAGATCGATGACCAGCCCCTTCGCGCCGCTCTCGTGGATGGCCCGCAGCACCTCGGTGTTCAGCTGCTCCGCGAGGTCATCGGTCACGTCCCCCTGGATGGGCACCAGGATCCGGTCCCACAGGTTGATGATCGGAAGGCGCTTGAGCTCCATGGTCATCCTAAGGTTCGATGTCGGCGATCAAGACCGTTGAGTCATCGTGCGAGCGCCGGTGTCGGCTCATGAGGGCGCGGCAGGCATCCGCGGCCTTCATTCCACGAAACAGCGATAGATCGAAGCGAGGGGAGACCCCGTCGGTGAACACGACGAGACGGTCGCCCCGCGCGAGCTGCGCATCGAAGATCCGGACCTTGCTGAGCGATGCGCCGAGGATGCCCGGGCTCTGGAGCCACTGGACGCGCGTGCCGTGCGACATCAGCTCGACGTTGCCGATGCCGCAGCCCTGGAGCCGCCCCTCCCGGAAGCGACAGATCATGCCGGCGGCGCCGCGGGTGCCGCGGAGCCGCACGTGGAGGCGATCGATGAGGGCGCGGACGTCCTCGCCGCTCGGCGCGTCCGCGAGCGCCTTGAGCGCGACGTTCGCCGCGGCCGCTGCGTGCTCGCCGTGGCCGAGGGCGTCGATGACCGCGAAGAGGACGCCGTCCTCCCCGGCCCGCACGAACGCGGCGTCGCCGCTCACGAGCTCTCCGTCCTTGGGGAGGATCGCGTACTCCACGGAGAGCTTCACAGGTGGACCTCGATCTCCACCCGCGTGCCCTTCGGCCCCGAGTCGATATGAAAGCGATCGGCCAGCCGCTTGACCCCGATGATGCCGCGCCCCATACCGGTCTTGCTCTTGTAGCGCCCGGCGAGGATCTCCTGCAGGTTCTGGATGCCTGCGCCCTCATCCACGGCGACGATGAGGAAGCGGACCGGGCTGTCGCGCTGCACCGCGAGCTCGATCGTCCCGCCAGGGGTATAGTGGACGATATTTCGCGCGAGCTCGCTGACGATGGTCGCGACCTTGTGCGACGTGAAGCTCTTTGCGCCGGCCGCATCGCAAACGGCCTTCGCGCTCAGGCGGGCCTCGCTGATGTCGGCCTCGACGTTGATGACCATGACCTTCGAGCGCCGCGAAGGCCGATCGCCGCCAATCGCCGAAATTTCCGACCTGAGCCGACCGAGCCGCGTTGGATCGACA is a genomic window of Sorangium aterium containing:
- a CDS encoding HAD-IG family 5'-nucleotidase codes for the protein MDKLDCLAAPPPKQRGIFCNRTLNLRSIKAIGYDMDYTLIHYRVEAWERRAYEHLRHLLESEGWPVGDLTFEPDLVIRGLILDTELGNLLKVNRFGYVKRAYHGTKPIDFETQRATYARTIVDLADGRYVFLNTLFSLSEGCMYAKLVDLLDQRRLPEVLGYSDLYRRVKDRLDATHMEGQLKAEIIGDPDRFVLLDPEIPLTLLDQREAGKKLVLITNSEWVYTRAMMSYAFDRFLPGGMTWRDLFDVVIVSARKPEFFSSRSPLFEVVTEDGLLRPAGRLRVGGHYLGGNAGLVEHHLGLSGDEILYIGDHIYGDVHVSKSALRWRTALIIRELEDEIVAIEEARGAEARLDLWMREKEDAERVYARLRLELQRMRAGYGPVSGATEGEIQVKMNELKASLAALDARIAPLAKASAETLNPRWGLLLRTGNDKSHLARQIERSADIYTSRVSNFLLATPHVLLRSHRGSLPHDPMGAPPGAERQNGEPAPVDDATPVGM
- a CDS encoding STAS domain-containing protein produces the protein MELKRLPIINLWDRILVPIQGDVTDDLAEQLNTEVLRAIHESGAKGLVIDLTAVWIMDSHLCAVLSNLASAARLMGTPTILSGLSPEIAMTLQAMGVELEAVKTALTLEQALTMLGLEVRRAEARDEDDDEDDDDLFDDEDEDDEDDDGWEADDRGDARRSPTNGRSPRPTTSLDRRQSGKSRLRRR
- a CDS encoding SpoIIE family protein phosphatase → MKLSVEYAILPKDGELVSGDAAFVRAGEDGVLFAVIDALGHGEHAAAAANVALKALADAPSGEDVRALIDRLHVRLRGTRGAAGMICRFREGRLQGCGIGNVELMSHGTRVQWLQSPGILGASLSKVRIFDAQLARGDRLVVFTDGVSPRFDLSLFRGMKAADACRALMSRHRRSHDDSTVLIADIEP
- a CDS encoding ATP-binding protein — its product is MTPAHEQILNVLLGYLSAMNAEGVLLRAMREAEIQPEEFSLEDLPDILPSIERRARLYVDPTRLGRLRSEISAIGGDRPSRRSKVMVINVEADISEARLSAKAVCDAAGAKSFTSHKVATIVSELARNIVHYTPGGTIELAVQRDSPVRFLIVAVDEGAGIQNLQEILAGRYKSKTGMGRGIIGVKRLADRFHIDSGPKGTRVEIEVHL